From Ovis aries strain OAR_USU_Benz2616 breed Rambouillet chromosome 21, ARS-UI_Ramb_v3.0, whole genome shotgun sequence, a single genomic window includes:
- the SYVN1 gene encoding E3 ubiquitin-protein ligase synoviolin isoform X1, with amino-acid sequence MFRTAVMMAASLALTGAVVAHAYYLKHQFYPTVVYLTKSSPSMAVLYIQAFVLVFLLGKVMGKVFFGQLRAAEMEHLLERSWYAVTETCLAFTVFRDDFSPRFVALFTLLLFLKCFHWLAEDRVDFMERSPNISWLFHCRIVSLMFLLGILDFLFVSHAYHSILTRGASVQLVFGFEYAILMTMVLTIFIKYVLHSVDLQSENPWDNKAVYMLYTELFTGFIKVLLYMAFMTIMIKVHTFPLFAIRPMYLAMRQFKKAVTDAIMSRRAIRNMNTLYPDATPEELQAMDNVCIICREEMVTGAKRLPCNHIFHTSCLRSWFQRQQTCPTCRMDVLRASLPTQSPPPPEPADQGPPPAPHAPPLLPQPPNFPQGLLPPFPPGMFPLWPPMGPFPPVPPPPSSGEAVAPPSSSAAALSRPNGAATTTAAAAASAPAPGSASSPEASPAPGFPFPPPWMGMPLPPPFAFPPMPVPPAGFAGLTPEELRALEGHERQHLEARLQSLRNIHTLLDAAMLQINQYLTVLASLGPPRPATTANPTEEAAPSAVAATSSTSIPSSEATTPSPGASPPAPEPEKPSAPESAGTEELPEDGEPDAAELRRRRLQKLESPVAH; translated from the exons ATGTTCCGAACTGCCGTGATGATGGCGGCCAGCCTGGCGCTGACCGGGGCCGTGGTGGCTCATGCCTACTACCTCAAGCACCAGTTCTACCCCACGGTGGTGTACCTGACCAAGTCTAGCCCCAGCATGGCA GTCCTGTATATCCAGGCCTTTGTCCTTGTCTTCCTCTTGGGCAAGGTGATGGGCAAAGTGTTTTTCGGACAGCTGAGGGCAGCAGAGATGGAG CACCTTCTGGAACGTTCCTGGTATGCTGTCACTGAGACTTGTCTGGCCTTCACCGTCTTTCGGGACGACTTCAGCCCCCGCTTTGTTGCTCTCTTtactctccttctcttcctcaagTGTTTTCACTGGCTGGCTGAGGACCGTGTGGACTTT ATGGAACGCAGCCCCAATATCTCCTGGCTCTTTCACTGCCGCATTGTCT CCCTTATGTTCCTCCTGGGTATCCTGGACTTCCTCTTCGTCAGCCATGCCTATCACAGCATCCTGACCCGAGGGGCCTCTGTGCAGCTGGTGTTTGGCTTTGAG tATGCCATCCTGATGACCATGGTGCTCACCATCTTCATCAAGTATGTGCTACACTCTGTGGACCTCCAGAGCGAAAATCCCTGGGACAACAAGGCTGTGTACATGCTCTACACCGAGCTGTTCACAG GCTTCATCAAGGTTCTGCTGTACATGGCTTTCATGACCATTATGATCAAGGTGCACACGTTCCCCCTCTTCGCCATCCGGCCGATGTACCTGGCCATGAG GCAGTTCAAGAAAGCTGTGACTGACGCCATCATGTCTCGCCGAGCTATCCGCAACATGAACACTCT GTATCCAGATGCCACCCCAGAGGAACTGCAGGCGATGGACAATGTCTGCATTATCTGCCGAGAAGAGATGGTGACTGGTGCCAAGAGACTGCCCTGCAACCACATTTTCCATACCAG CTGCCTGCGCTCCTGGTTCCAGCGGCAGCAGACCTGCCCCACCTGCCGTATGGACGTCCTTCGGGCATCGCTGCCGACCCAGTCACCGCCACCCCCTGAGCCTGCAGATCAGGGGCCGCCACCTGCCCCCCACGCCCCACcactcctgccccagccccccaACT TCCCCCAGggcctcctgcctcccttccctccagGCATGTTCCCGCTGTGGCCCCCCATGGGCCCCTTTCCGCCTGTCCCACCTCCCCCCAGCTCAGGAGAGGCTGTGGCCCCTCCGTCCAGCAGTGCAG CCGCCCTTTCTCGGCCCAATGGAGCAGCCACAACCACAGCCGCTGCTGCCGCCTCTGCCCCAGCACCTGGCTCTGCCTCTTCCCCGGAGGCCAGCCCTGCCCCCGGTttccccttcccccctccctggATGGGCATGCCGCTGCCTCCACCCTTTG cCTTCCCCCCCAtgcctgtgcctcctgcaggcTTTGCTGGGCTGACCCCAGAGGAGCTGCGGGCTCTGGAAGGCCACGAGCGACAGCACCTGGAGGCCCGGCTACAGAGCCTGCGCAACATCCACACGCTGCTGGACGCCGCCATGCTGCAGATCAACCAGTACCTCACCGTGCTCGCCTCCCTGGG GCCCCCCCGGCCTGCCACCACAGCTAACCCCACTGAGGAGGCTGCCCCTAGCGCTGTTGCTGCCACCTCTTCCACCAGCATCCCCAGCTCTGAAGCCACCACCCCATCCCCGGGAgcctccccaccagcccctgaACCTGAGAAGCCTTCAG CTCCGGAGTCAGCGGGCACCGAGGAGCTGCCTGAAGATGGGGAGCCTGATGCAGCGGAGCTGCGCCGCCGCCGCCTACAAAAGCTGGAGTCCCCTGTTGCCCACTGA
- the SYVN1 gene encoding E3 ubiquitin-protein ligase synoviolin isoform X2: MGKVFFGQLRAAEMEHLLERSWYAVTETCLAFTVFRDDFSPRFVALFTLLLFLKCFHWLAEDRVDFMERSPNISWLFHCRIVSLMFLLGILDFLFVSHAYHSILTRGASVQLVFGFEYAILMTMVLTIFIKYVLHSVDLQSENPWDNKAVYMLYTELFTGFIKVLLYMAFMTIMIKVHTFPLFAIRPMYLAMRQFKKAVTDAIMSRRAIRNMNTLYPDATPEELQAMDNVCIICREEMVTGAKRLPCNHIFHTSCLRSWFQRQQTCPTCRMDVLRASLPTQSPPPPEPADQGPPPAPHAPPLLPQPPNFPQGLLPPFPPGMFPLWPPMGPFPPVPPPPSSGEAVAPPSSSAAALSRPNGAATTTAAAAASAPAPGSASSPEASPAPGFPFPPPWMGMPLPPPFAFPPMPVPPAGFAGLTPEELRALEGHERQHLEARLQSLRNIHTLLDAAMLQINQYLTVLASLGPPRPATTANPTEEAAPSAVAATSSTSIPSSEATTPSPGASPPAPEPEKPSAPESAGTEELPEDGEPDAAELRRRRLQKLESPVAH, encoded by the exons ATGGGCAAAGTGTTTTTCGGACAGCTGAGGGCAGCAGAGATGGAG CACCTTCTGGAACGTTCCTGGTATGCTGTCACTGAGACTTGTCTGGCCTTCACCGTCTTTCGGGACGACTTCAGCCCCCGCTTTGTTGCTCTCTTtactctccttctcttcctcaagTGTTTTCACTGGCTGGCTGAGGACCGTGTGGACTTT ATGGAACGCAGCCCCAATATCTCCTGGCTCTTTCACTGCCGCATTGTCT CCCTTATGTTCCTCCTGGGTATCCTGGACTTCCTCTTCGTCAGCCATGCCTATCACAGCATCCTGACCCGAGGGGCCTCTGTGCAGCTGGTGTTTGGCTTTGAG tATGCCATCCTGATGACCATGGTGCTCACCATCTTCATCAAGTATGTGCTACACTCTGTGGACCTCCAGAGCGAAAATCCCTGGGACAACAAGGCTGTGTACATGCTCTACACCGAGCTGTTCACAG GCTTCATCAAGGTTCTGCTGTACATGGCTTTCATGACCATTATGATCAAGGTGCACACGTTCCCCCTCTTCGCCATCCGGCCGATGTACCTGGCCATGAG GCAGTTCAAGAAAGCTGTGACTGACGCCATCATGTCTCGCCGAGCTATCCGCAACATGAACACTCT GTATCCAGATGCCACCCCAGAGGAACTGCAGGCGATGGACAATGTCTGCATTATCTGCCGAGAAGAGATGGTGACTGGTGCCAAGAGACTGCCCTGCAACCACATTTTCCATACCAG CTGCCTGCGCTCCTGGTTCCAGCGGCAGCAGACCTGCCCCACCTGCCGTATGGACGTCCTTCGGGCATCGCTGCCGACCCAGTCACCGCCACCCCCTGAGCCTGCAGATCAGGGGCCGCCACCTGCCCCCCACGCCCCACcactcctgccccagccccccaACT TCCCCCAGggcctcctgcctcccttccctccagGCATGTTCCCGCTGTGGCCCCCCATGGGCCCCTTTCCGCCTGTCCCACCTCCCCCCAGCTCAGGAGAGGCTGTGGCCCCTCCGTCCAGCAGTGCAG CCGCCCTTTCTCGGCCCAATGGAGCAGCCACAACCACAGCCGCTGCTGCCGCCTCTGCCCCAGCACCTGGCTCTGCCTCTTCCCCGGAGGCCAGCCCTGCCCCCGGTttccccttcccccctccctggATGGGCATGCCGCTGCCTCCACCCTTTG cCTTCCCCCCCAtgcctgtgcctcctgcaggcTTTGCTGGGCTGACCCCAGAGGAGCTGCGGGCTCTGGAAGGCCACGAGCGACAGCACCTGGAGGCCCGGCTACAGAGCCTGCGCAACATCCACACGCTGCTGGACGCCGCCATGCTGCAGATCAACCAGTACCTCACCGTGCTCGCCTCCCTGGG GCCCCCCCGGCCTGCCACCACAGCTAACCCCACTGAGGAGGCTGCCCCTAGCGCTGTTGCTGCCACCTCTTCCACCAGCATCCCCAGCTCTGAAGCCACCACCCCATCCCCGGGAgcctccccaccagcccctgaACCTGAGAAGCCTTCAG CTCCGGAGTCAGCGGGCACCGAGGAGCTGCCTGAAGATGGGGAGCCTGATGCAGCGGAGCTGCGCCGCCGCCGCCTACAAAAGCTGGAGTCCCCTGTTGCCCACTGA
- the SYVN1 gene encoding E3 ubiquitin-protein ligase synoviolin isoform X3: protein MLSLRLVWPSPSFGTTSAPALLLSLLSFSSSSVFTGWLRTVWTLWNAAPISPGSFTAALSYAILMTMVLTIFIKYVLHSVDLQSENPWDNKAVYMLYTELFTGFIKVLLYMAFMTIMIKVHTFPLFAIRPMYLAMRQFKKAVTDAIMSRRAIRNMNTLYPDATPEELQAMDNVCIICREEMVTGAKRLPCNHIFHTSCLRSWFQRQQTCPTCRMDVLRASLPTQSPPPPEPADQGPPPAPHAPPLLPQPPNFPQGLLPPFPPGMFPLWPPMGPFPPVPPPPSSGEAVAPPSSSAAALSRPNGAATTTAAAAASAPAPGSASSPEASPAPGFPFPPPWMGMPLPPPFAFPPMPVPPAGFAGLTPEELRALEGHERQHLEARLQSLRNIHTLLDAAMLQINQYLTVLASLGPPRPATTANPTEEAAPSAVAATSSTSIPSSEATTPSPGASPPAPEPEKPSAPESAGTEELPEDGEPDAAELRRRRLQKLESPVAH from the exons ATGCTGTCACTGAGACTTGTCTGGCCTTCACCGTCTTTCGGGACGACTTCAGCCCCCGCTTTGTTGCTCTCTTtactctccttctcttcctcaagTGTTTTCACTGGCTGGCTGAGGACCGTGTGGACTTT ATGGAACGCAGCCCCAATATCTCCTGGCTCTTTCACTGCCGCATTGTCT tATGCCATCCTGATGACCATGGTGCTCACCATCTTCATCAAGTATGTGCTACACTCTGTGGACCTCCAGAGCGAAAATCCCTGGGACAACAAGGCTGTGTACATGCTCTACACCGAGCTGTTCACAG GCTTCATCAAGGTTCTGCTGTACATGGCTTTCATGACCATTATGATCAAGGTGCACACGTTCCCCCTCTTCGCCATCCGGCCGATGTACCTGGCCATGAG GCAGTTCAAGAAAGCTGTGACTGACGCCATCATGTCTCGCCGAGCTATCCGCAACATGAACACTCT GTATCCAGATGCCACCCCAGAGGAACTGCAGGCGATGGACAATGTCTGCATTATCTGCCGAGAAGAGATGGTGACTGGTGCCAAGAGACTGCCCTGCAACCACATTTTCCATACCAG CTGCCTGCGCTCCTGGTTCCAGCGGCAGCAGACCTGCCCCACCTGCCGTATGGACGTCCTTCGGGCATCGCTGCCGACCCAGTCACCGCCACCCCCTGAGCCTGCAGATCAGGGGCCGCCACCTGCCCCCCACGCCCCACcactcctgccccagccccccaACT TCCCCCAGggcctcctgcctcccttccctccagGCATGTTCCCGCTGTGGCCCCCCATGGGCCCCTTTCCGCCTGTCCCACCTCCCCCCAGCTCAGGAGAGGCTGTGGCCCCTCCGTCCAGCAGTGCAG CCGCCCTTTCTCGGCCCAATGGAGCAGCCACAACCACAGCCGCTGCTGCCGCCTCTGCCCCAGCACCTGGCTCTGCCTCTTCCCCGGAGGCCAGCCCTGCCCCCGGTttccccttcccccctccctggATGGGCATGCCGCTGCCTCCACCCTTTG cCTTCCCCCCCAtgcctgtgcctcctgcaggcTTTGCTGGGCTGACCCCAGAGGAGCTGCGGGCTCTGGAAGGCCACGAGCGACAGCACCTGGAGGCCCGGCTACAGAGCCTGCGCAACATCCACACGCTGCTGGACGCCGCCATGCTGCAGATCAACCAGTACCTCACCGTGCTCGCCTCCCTGGG GCCCCCCCGGCCTGCCACCACAGCTAACCCCACTGAGGAGGCTGCCCCTAGCGCTGTTGCTGCCACCTCTTCCACCAGCATCCCCAGCTCTGAAGCCACCACCCCATCCCCGGGAgcctccccaccagcccctgaACCTGAGAAGCCTTCAG CTCCGGAGTCAGCGGGCACCGAGGAGCTGCCTGAAGATGGGGAGCCTGATGCAGCGGAGCTGCGCCGCCGCCGCCTACAAAAGCTGGAGTCCCCTGTTGCCCACTGA